The Pieris brassicae chromosome 6, ilPieBrab1.1, whole genome shotgun sequence genome window below encodes:
- the LOC123711222 gene encoding TBC1 domain family member 5-like isoform X1, with protein MATNSNNSSPGHSPSSTTLEAVDYNLQFPTWSMEYLKKAAMQQRLVRPRSLAWAIMLNAIPPPSGDILLSIHGHRNFYNDLRNKLSMDPRAVIGDDPLSQNDESAWKQHFCDNELKALILQDVVRTFPDETYFRDKDVQDTMVRVLFFWSRSHPSPGYRQGMHEVLAPLLFELYCDRQQAKQHALSDTLLNYLEEGYLEHDSYMLFSAVMKGLEQFYSTGDVIPTSCGRLPLSRSLHNQNEAVRYLERVREDYLTSADPGLAKHLMECNISMELFGIRWLRLLFGREFPRTEIPNLWSFIFSDGPMLPNLHHIVVAMLMSIRTALLECDTGCALSLLMRPSSASAGHVCALSLHLRDPIRYPSPPAQLNNSHDSAIDAANSEYSYDQKAEEEAETDGSEGLAEGGDVARSLAALALLRARLPSAVAALQAALPRPPPDAIPALEQIAQLSALLQCRNHALIDVETALEAAENQTSFSVGRRQLVPVVLGRNKPKVNQVKVNQVKVNQVKVINKVKEVPLQVFHQVECDSTSDLPFQDPLRLRTE; from the exons atG GCAACAAACAGTAATAACAGCTCACCTGGGCATTCACCTTCCTCTACAACTTTAGAAGCAGTTGACTATAA CTTACAGTTTCCAACATGGTCAATggagtatttaaaaaaagcagcAATGCAACAAAGATTAGTGAGACCTCGCAGTCTTGCCTGGGCAATTATGCTCAATGCTATTCCACCCCCTTCtggtgatattttattaag CATACACGGCCATAGAAATTTCTACAATGACCTTAGAAATAAACTTTCTATGGACCCTCGTGCTGTCATTGGTGATGATCCCCTGTCACAGAATGATGAG agTGCATGGAAGCAGCACTTTTGTGATAATGAATTGAAGGCTTTAATATTACAAGATGTAGTGCGGACATTTCCTGATGAAACATACTTTAGAGATAAAGATGTCCAAGACACAATG gttcgagttttatttttctggTCTCGCTCTCATCCCAGCCCGGGATACAGACAAGGAATGCACGAAGTCTTAGCACCTTTGCTCTTTGAACTATATTGTGACAGACAACAAGCTAAACAGCATGCTTTGAG tgataCACTGCTGAATTATTTAGAAGAAGGCTACCTTGAACATGATAGCTA CATGCTATTCAGTGCTGTGATGAAAGGATTAGAGCAATTCTATAGCACAGGAGATGTTATTCCAACGTCATGTGGCCGACTGCCTCTATCTAGGTCACTACAT AATCAAAACGAAGCGGTAAGATATTTGGAACGTGTGCGGGAAGACTATTTGACGTCCGCGGACCCGGGGCTCGCGAAACACCTCATGGAATGCAATATATCCATGGAACTGTTTGGCAT TCGCTGGCTTCGGCTCCTCTTCGGTCGCGAGTTCCCTCGCACGGAAATACCTAATTTGTGGAGTTTTATATTCTCTGATGGGCCGATGTTACCCAATTTGCACCATATCGTTGTAGCTATGCTCATGTCGATACGGACTGCTT TACTAGAATGCGACACGGGTTGCGCGTTGTCTCTATTGATGCGCCCGTCGAGTGCGTCCGCTGGCCACGTTTGTGCTCTGAGTCTCCATTTGCGAGATCCCATCAGATATCCCTCACCACCTGCTCAACTCAATAATAG TCACGATAGTGCAATAGACGCAGCTAATTCGGAATACAGTTACGATCAAAAGGCGGAAGAGGAGGCCGAGACGGACGGATCAGAGGGTTTAGCCGAAGGCGGTGACGTGGCTCGCTCTTTGGCGGCTCTGGCCCTGCTCAGGGCGCGTCTCCCCTCGGCTGTCGCCGCCCTACAAGCCGCTCTGCCGAGACCGCCCCCGGACGCAATACCCGCCTTGGAACAGATCGCTCAA CTCTCCGCCTTACTGCAATGCCGAAATCACGCTTTGATTGATGTCGAAACGGCCTTAGAAGCGGCCGAAAACCAGACATCATTCTCCGTTGGACGGCGTCAACTGGTCCCTGTGGTGCTGGGAAGGAATAAACCTAAAGTTAACCAGGTCAAGGTGAACCAGGTCAAAGTGAATCAAGTAAAAGTGATAAATAAAGTCAAAGAAGTGCCATTACAAGTGTTCCATCAAGTTGAATGTGATTCCACAAGTGATTTGCCATTCCAGGATCCCCTGCGGTTACGGACAGAGTGA
- the LOC123711222 gene encoding TBC1 domain family member 5-like isoform X2 has protein sequence MATNSNNSSPGHSPSSTTLEAVDYNLQFPTWSMEYLKKAAMQQRLVRPRSLAWAIMLNAIPPPSGDILLSIHGHRNFYNDLRNKLSMDPRAVIGDDPLSQNDESAWKQHFCDNELKALILQDVVRTFPDETYFRDKDVQDTMVRVLFFWSRSHPSPGYRQGMHEVLAPLLFELYCDRQQAKQHALSDTLLNYLEEGYLEHDSYMLFSAVMKGLEQFYSTGDVIPTSCGRLPLSRSLHNQNEAVRYLERVREDYLTSADPGLAKHLMECNISMELFGIRWLRLLFGREFPRTEIPNLWSFIFSDGPMLPNLHHIVVAMLMSIRTALLECDTGCALSLLMRPSSASAGHVCALSLHLRDPIRYPSPPAQLNNSYDQKAEEEAETDGSEGLAEGGDVARSLAALALLRARLPSAVAALQAALPRPPPDAIPALEQIAQLSALLQCRNHALIDVETALEAAENQTSFSVGRRQLVPVVLGRNKPKVNQVKVNQVKVNQVKVINKVKEVPLQVFHQVECDSTSDLPFQDPLRLRTE, from the exons atG GCAACAAACAGTAATAACAGCTCACCTGGGCATTCACCTTCCTCTACAACTTTAGAAGCAGTTGACTATAA CTTACAGTTTCCAACATGGTCAATggagtatttaaaaaaagcagcAATGCAACAAAGATTAGTGAGACCTCGCAGTCTTGCCTGGGCAATTATGCTCAATGCTATTCCACCCCCTTCtggtgatattttattaag CATACACGGCCATAGAAATTTCTACAATGACCTTAGAAATAAACTTTCTATGGACCCTCGTGCTGTCATTGGTGATGATCCCCTGTCACAGAATGATGAG agTGCATGGAAGCAGCACTTTTGTGATAATGAATTGAAGGCTTTAATATTACAAGATGTAGTGCGGACATTTCCTGATGAAACATACTTTAGAGATAAAGATGTCCAAGACACAATG gttcgagttttatttttctggTCTCGCTCTCATCCCAGCCCGGGATACAGACAAGGAATGCACGAAGTCTTAGCACCTTTGCTCTTTGAACTATATTGTGACAGACAACAAGCTAAACAGCATGCTTTGAG tgataCACTGCTGAATTATTTAGAAGAAGGCTACCTTGAACATGATAGCTA CATGCTATTCAGTGCTGTGATGAAAGGATTAGAGCAATTCTATAGCACAGGAGATGTTATTCCAACGTCATGTGGCCGACTGCCTCTATCTAGGTCACTACAT AATCAAAACGAAGCGGTAAGATATTTGGAACGTGTGCGGGAAGACTATTTGACGTCCGCGGACCCGGGGCTCGCGAAACACCTCATGGAATGCAATATATCCATGGAACTGTTTGGCAT TCGCTGGCTTCGGCTCCTCTTCGGTCGCGAGTTCCCTCGCACGGAAATACCTAATTTGTGGAGTTTTATATTCTCTGATGGGCCGATGTTACCCAATTTGCACCATATCGTTGTAGCTATGCTCATGTCGATACGGACTGCTT TACTAGAATGCGACACGGGTTGCGCGTTGTCTCTATTGATGCGCCCGTCGAGTGCGTCCGCTGGCCACGTTTGTGCTCTGAGTCTCCATTTGCGAGATCCCATCAGATATCCCTCACCACCTGCTCAACTCAATAATAG TTACGATCAAAAGGCGGAAGAGGAGGCCGAGACGGACGGATCAGAGGGTTTAGCCGAAGGCGGTGACGTGGCTCGCTCTTTGGCGGCTCTGGCCCTGCTCAGGGCGCGTCTCCCCTCGGCTGTCGCCGCCCTACAAGCCGCTCTGCCGAGACCGCCCCCGGACGCAATACCCGCCTTGGAACAGATCGCTCAA CTCTCCGCCTTACTGCAATGCCGAAATCACGCTTTGATTGATGTCGAAACGGCCTTAGAAGCGGCCGAAAACCAGACATCATTCTCCGTTGGACGGCGTCAACTGGTCCCTGTGGTGCTGGGAAGGAATAAACCTAAAGTTAACCAGGTCAAGGTGAACCAGGTCAAAGTGAATCAAGTAAAAGTGATAAATAAAGTCAAAGAAGTGCCATTACAAGTGTTCCATCAAGTTGAATGTGATTCCACAAGTGATTTGCCATTCCAGGATCCCCTGCGGTTACGGACAGAGTGA
- the LOC123710818 gene encoding uncharacterized protein LOC123710818, which yields MIANLPLLFTNGNPTDLSKITSADLEKFITFMVTCSWGHDTAKDIRQPPWWPRNVPFSHPFLKPWKVPQDWLSRLKNLVKRCYEYHNSSFLLGFSAHLARYPRNILTYVDNNDHTTSLYHAPSGRLLVTFRNENVLYDKPADIYLCDTCDSHFDNVEVLKAHERLCNNKNFKSGSCTGTLEEFLSALKLKPAQEDTQNNDKTPENCLVGAKPRHSRSTANVERGHPYPFSSLAYTKNAKINVNRDTSYSRERTERYCCTSTISKNVASKGRNQTFPVRYKRPIDYWHRKHVFPNQRYKKILDLKGQLLVFNCRPITVNIERMGLEKIQEYIDNLKKEALNRQCEDKDVVFVEPVVEPMHVDVKGTDPLNKAGNECEVIDLCSDDEESSVNENCDPRAGTTCVIRGGAVLRRTAATPNAIPAEPCGAREKPISSLILQPHPVILITHSLNNLHTISID from the coding sequence ATGATCGCCAACTTGCCGCTGCTTTTTACGAACGGTAACCCAACAGATCTCTCTAAAATCACATCTGCTGATTTAGAGAAGTTCATAACATTTATGGTAACATGTTCTTGGGGTCATGATACTGCGAAAGATATCCGGCAGCCGCCTTGGTGGCCAAGAAACGTTCCTTTCTCGCACCCCTTCTTGAAACCTTGGAAAGTGCCGCAAGACTGGCTGTCGcgattaaaaaatttagtGAAAAGATGTTATGAGTATCACAACAGTTCGTTTTTGTTAGGGTTTTCTGCTCATTTGGCACGATATCCTCGAAACATTCTCACTTACGTCGACAACAACGATCATACGACATCGCTTTACCACGCACCTTCTGGCCGTCTACTGGTGACATTTCGCAATGAGAATGTATTGTATGATAAACCAGctgatatttatttgtgtgaCACTTGTGATAGTCACTTTGACAATGTAGAGGTTCTGAAAGCCCATGAGAGACTTTGTAACAACAAGAACTTCAAGTCGGGTTCTTGTACAGGGACTTTAGAAGAGTTTCTCTCAGCATTAAAACTTAAGCCTGCACAAGAAGACActcaaaataatgataaaaccCCTGAAAACTGTTTGGTTGGTGCTAAGCCAAGACACTCCCGCAGTACTGCAAATGTGGAGAGGGGTCATCCATATCCTTTTTCGTCATTAGCATATACTAAGAATgctaaaattaatgtaaataggGATACCAGTTATTCTCGAGAAAGAACAGAAAGGTATTGCTGTACATCAACAATTAGTAAAAATGTAGCTAGTAAAGGAAGAAATCAAACATTTCCAGTTAGATACAAAAGACCAATAGATTATTGGCATCGAAAACATGTGTTCCCAAATCAGCGGTATAAGAAAATACTTGATTTAAAAGGGCAGTTGCTGGTTTTTAACTGTAGACCCATTACTGTAAATATAGAAAGAATGGGTCTGGAAAAGATTCAGGAGTACATAGATAATCTCAAAAAAGAAGCACTGAACAGGCAGTGTGAAGACAAAGATGTTGTGTTCGTAGAGCCTGTAGTTGAACCTATGCATGTGGATGTTAAAGGTACTGAtcctttaaataaagcagGCAATGAGTGTGAAGTTATTGATCTATGTTCAGACGATGAAGAATCTAGTGTAAATGAGAACTGTGACCCCCGTGCGGGAACCACTTGTGTTATTCGAGGAGGGGCTGTCCTGAGGCGCACAGCTGCTACACCCAATGCTATTCCTGCTGAGCCCTGTGGTGCTCGGGAGAAACCTATATCCTCTCTCATTTTACAACCCCACCCCGTCATTCTTATTACACATTCTTTGAACAATTTACACACAATATCTATagattga